One segment of Paenibacillus pabuli DNA contains the following:
- a CDS encoding carbohydrate ABC transporter permease: MRMQRLNSYLIRLLLVLGSLVAMLPIYMAVVNSFKTQGEMFQSFIALPTTLHWENYSDAFNKINLLGSSMNSAIVSFLGIGGIVFCASLAGYKLSRTAGRLSNLIFFLFVASMLVPFHSIMIPLTRVAKGMAVQGSTYGLALIYIGLGVNMAIFLYHGFVKSIPRELEESAQMDGCNEVQTFFQIIFPLLLPITVTIAILDFLWIWNDFLLPLLMLTDVNRYTLILSTNMLFGEYNKEWPLILSSLVLTAIPVVVIYAFFQKFIMEGIAEGAVKG; the protein is encoded by the coding sequence ATGAGGATGCAACGATTAAACAGCTACCTGATCCGACTGCTGCTCGTGCTGGGTTCCCTCGTGGCCATGCTGCCAATCTATATGGCTGTCGTAAACTCGTTCAAAACACAGGGGGAGATGTTCCAGTCGTTTATCGCACTGCCGACGACGCTTCATTGGGAGAATTACTCCGATGCGTTTAACAAAATCAATCTGCTGGGCAGCTCGATGAATTCAGCGATTGTATCCTTCCTGGGCATTGGCGGCATTGTGTTCTGCGCTTCGCTGGCCGGATACAAGCTGTCCCGTACTGCAGGCAGACTGAGCAACCTGATTTTCTTCCTGTTTGTGGCTTCAATGCTGGTGCCTTTTCATTCCATCATGATTCCGCTCACCCGGGTTGCCAAAGGTATGGCGGTACAGGGAAGCACATACGGACTCGCACTAATCTATATTGGGCTTGGTGTCAATATGGCGATCTTCCTCTATCACGGGTTTGTGAAGTCTATTCCGCGTGAATTGGAAGAATCGGCACAGATGGATGGATGCAATGAGGTGCAGACCTTTTTCCAGATTATTTTTCCGCTGCTGCTGCCGATTACGGTTACGATCGCCATTCTGGACTTCCTGTGGATATGGAATGACTTCTTGCTCCCGCTGCTTATGCTGACTGATGTGAATCGCTACACGCTGATTCTGTCCACCAATATGCTGTTTGGCGAATACAACAAGGAATGGCCGCTGATTCTGTCATCCCTGGTGCTCACTGCAATTCCGGTTGTTGTGATCTATGCCTTCTTCCAAAAGTTCATTATGGAGGGTATTGCAGAAGGTGCAGTTAAGGGATAA
- a CDS encoding carbohydrate ABC transporter permease: MATNVFKKYLSLLAFTAPAFVIYAIFLLYPTFSGMFYSLTDWNGLNQDYSFIGLGNFVELFKEDPDFLNSLWFTLKYVVFMLILQNGIALLLAVFIETRTRSKGLFRTLFFMPNMISTIISAFMWTFIFSQVLPQLAEKLAFTFLDQQWLGDPKFSFYSILTVSLWNGIGYMMIIYLAALQGVPKSLKEAAVIDGANAFQVLRNVVLPMITHAVTICFFLTLNGAFKVFEVVYGLTGGGPGRATQVITMNIYEEAFSNNFRYGYASAKSVVLFIIVLIFTLIQITVMKKKEVEA; the protein is encoded by the coding sequence ATGGCTACGAATGTATTCAAAAAGTATCTGTCACTGCTCGCGTTCACTGCGCCTGCCTTTGTCATCTATGCGATTTTCCTGCTGTACCCCACGTTTAGCGGCATGTTCTACAGCTTGACGGACTGGAACGGCTTGAATCAGGATTACAGCTTTATTGGCCTTGGAAATTTTGTGGAATTGTTCAAGGAGGATCCCGACTTCCTGAATTCCCTGTGGTTCACACTTAAGTACGTGGTGTTTATGCTGATTCTGCAAAATGGGATTGCCTTGCTGCTCGCCGTGTTCATTGAGACACGGACGCGCAGCAAGGGGCTCTTCCGGACCTTGTTCTTCATGCCGAACATGATCAGTACAATCATCAGTGCCTTCATGTGGACGTTCATTTTCTCTCAGGTTCTGCCACAGCTGGCCGAGAAACTGGCCTTCACGTTTCTGGATCAGCAATGGCTAGGGGATCCGAAGTTTTCATTTTACTCGATCCTGACTGTATCACTCTGGAACGGTATAGGGTACATGATGATTATCTATCTGGCTGCCCTGCAAGGCGTGCCGAAGAGCCTTAAGGAAGCGGCTGTTATTGACGGAGCCAACGCTTTTCAGGTGCTTCGCAATGTGGTGCTGCCGATGATCACCCACGCTGTTACCATCTGTTTCTTCCTGACGCTGAACGGTGCATTCAAGGTGTTTGAAGTGGTGTATGGTCTGACAGGTGGCGGTCCGGGCAGGGCCACGCAAGTCATCACTATGAATATCTATGAAGAAGCCTTCTCCAACAACTTCAGATACGGCTATGCCAGTGCCAAATCGGTTGTACTGTTTATTATCGTGCTCATCTTCACACTCATCCAGATCACCGTCATGAAGAAGAAAGAGGTGGAAGCATGA
- a CDS encoding ABC transporter substrate-binding protein — MKVWKSVASAVLVSVLLAGCGSNAGTDGSAEGSASGSTVSLKVFIAQPRLKEHYDKYIEQFKAKEKAEKNIEVNVQLEMPPADNAPQILKTRLASNDAPDVFALHAVNEIPPFSKAGYLEDLSDQPFVDKLLDSVKPSVMDAEGKVVAVPMETLSWGYLYNKDIFEEQGLEVPTTLTEMKAVVEKLKSAGITPFELSYKEAWIPQLFLPLTVGALTQSEHKDFMDKMNQDQGSFADMKALFDVFDLVNANGTDKALEVGGDDGSAAFATSKAAMWIQGPWFAETILKSNPDINFGVAPLPINDNPDDTKINLSTSTSLAVSSSSKNKEVALDFVNYILDDKDSSAFYEALKFNPVAKIHDFKSFPWVDDALKYVNEGKAYQDPSIPQAVKDESGKALQGYYSGQLDQQQVIDALDKAWKSYNKVNK; from the coding sequence ATGAAAGTATGGAAAAGCGTAGCAAGTGCGGTACTGGTGAGTGTGTTGCTCGCAGGCTGCGGTTCTAATGCAGGTACGGATGGTTCGGCAGAAGGGTCTGCATCAGGCAGCACCGTGTCACTCAAGGTTTTCATAGCACAGCCGCGGCTGAAAGAACATTACGATAAATATATAGAACAGTTCAAAGCCAAGGAGAAAGCCGAGAAAAACATCGAGGTTAACGTACAACTGGAGATGCCGCCAGCAGATAATGCACCGCAGATTCTGAAGACACGGCTGGCCTCCAATGATGCTCCGGATGTGTTCGCGCTTCACGCCGTGAACGAAATTCCGCCATTCAGCAAAGCGGGCTATCTGGAGGATCTGTCTGATCAGCCTTTTGTAGACAAATTACTCGATTCCGTTAAACCATCCGTTATGGATGCGGAAGGCAAAGTCGTGGCCGTCCCTATGGAAACGTTGTCATGGGGGTACCTCTATAACAAGGATATTTTCGAGGAGCAGGGACTGGAGGTACCAACGACATTAACGGAAATGAAAGCGGTCGTGGAAAAACTCAAATCGGCGGGAATTACACCATTTGAACTGTCCTACAAGGAGGCGTGGATCCCGCAGCTCTTCCTGCCGCTTACTGTGGGTGCATTGACACAATCGGAGCACAAGGACTTCATGGACAAGATGAATCAGGATCAGGGATCATTTGCGGATATGAAAGCATTGTTCGATGTCTTCGATCTCGTGAATGCTAATGGTACGGATAAAGCACTGGAAGTAGGCGGAGACGATGGATCAGCAGCTTTTGCAACAAGCAAAGCAGCCATGTGGATTCAGGGGCCGTGGTTCGCGGAGACCATCCTGAAGTCCAATCCGGATATTAACTTTGGCGTGGCTCCACTACCGATCAATGATAACCCGGATGATACGAAAATCAACCTGAGCACCTCCACGTCACTGGCGGTATCCTCTTCAAGCAAAAACAAGGAAGTTGCACTCGACTTTGTAAACTATATTCTCGATGATAAGGATTCAAGTGCGTTCTACGAAGCCCTGAAATTCAATCCGGTAGCGAAAATCCATGACTTCAAAAGCTTCCCATGGGTAGATGATGCATTGAAGTATGTCAATGAAGGCAAAGCCTATCAGGATCCTTCGATTCCTCAAGCTGTTAAGGATGAATCAGGCAAAGCACTGCAAGGTTACTATTCCGGTCAACTGGATCAACAGCAGGTTATCGATGCGCTCGACAAGGCGTGGAAATCCTACAACAAAGTCAACAAGTAG
- a CDS encoding response regulator: MNKEHYRVLLVDDEPWNRDILRSLGEWETLGMTVAGEAEDGEEAIRLIEQHQPHIIVTDMRMPGIDGVELLQTLSGQFPHIKVVVVSGYDDFNYAKHAIRHRATDYLLKPVNPDELNAVLAKCKRELEKAESGPEFWEPYPAAFSGEFALFQQQVRLRFNDLNVQGLRELFQQLEHRLEINLIHRPQQLGRIAYELQTLMGELCVSNGLCDQPSAAVLPPSVSLTSISSAVDWVSAPYYQALEQLIAQRKFKNKLNLDEVKHHIEHHCMELITLEQLAQIFFVSKEYLSKMFKKEYGLTVTDYVVQLRMTRAREWVLDEQIPFKHIAEMAGYEDVSYFYRVFKKHFGISPGEMRKGEAGLQNPRLD, encoded by the coding sequence GTGAACAAGGAGCATTACAGAGTGTTATTGGTGGACGATGAGCCGTGGAATCGGGATATACTGCGCAGTCTCGGCGAATGGGAGACGCTCGGCATGACTGTAGCAGGAGAGGCGGAGGATGGCGAAGAGGCCATTCGCTTGATTGAACAGCATCAGCCTCATATTATCGTTACGGACATGCGTATGCCGGGTATAGACGGTGTGGAGTTGCTGCAGACATTAAGCGGGCAGTTTCCGCACATCAAGGTGGTTGTGGTCAGTGGATATGATGATTTCAATTATGCCAAACATGCGATTCGCCATCGTGCCACGGATTATCTGCTGAAGCCAGTGAATCCGGATGAATTGAATGCGGTTCTCGCCAAATGCAAAAGGGAATTGGAGAAGGCTGAATCGGGGCCGGAGTTCTGGGAACCCTACCCCGCCGCCTTTTCCGGAGAGTTTGCACTGTTCCAGCAGCAGGTACGCTTGCGTTTCAATGATCTCAATGTACAAGGGCTGCGTGAATTGTTCCAGCAGTTGGAGCACAGGTTGGAGATCAACCTAATTCACAGGCCCCAGCAGCTTGGACGGATAGCATATGAATTGCAGACACTAATGGGTGAGCTGTGTGTTTCCAATGGGCTGTGTGATCAGCCTTCTGCGGCCGTGCTGCCGCCTTCTGTCTCACTGACATCCATATCTTCGGCTGTGGACTGGGTATCTGCGCCGTATTACCAGGCTTTGGAGCAATTGATTGCCCAGCGCAAGTTCAAAAACAAGCTGAATCTGGATGAGGTGAAGCATCATATTGAGCATCATTGCATGGAGCTGATTACGCTGGAGCAGCTGGCTCAGATCTTTTTTGTCAGCAAGGAGTATTTGAGCAAGATGTTCAAGAAAGAATACGGCTTGACCGTGACGGACTATGTTGTGCAGCTGCGCATGACCAGAGCGAGGGAATGGGTGCTGGACGAACAGATTCCATTCAAGCATATTGCAGAGATGGCAGGCTATGAGGATGTATCTTATTTTTACCGGGTATTCAAGAAGCACTTCGGAATTTCGCCTGGGGAGATGAGGAAAGGAGAGGCTGGTCTGCAGAATCCAAGGTTGGATTAA
- a CDS encoding sensor histidine kinase, with the protein MFTDFYRKLTDPFKRSIRNKLILTMTLLAVLPVIAMTAMAAENARSSMEEEIMQTNRANMNWASVYLGEQFARMNNIIYSIQISDELHQYLALNMEAPAASRFDEQKAVFNMLNSVYYSAGNYVFGVELYLKELDTLFTFNSMESRIRTVNDVPAGYHELFEQHKDFTIINDPNDSEKFHMTRSMNRFEDQAQIGAISLEIKWAEFDQTLELLDSRGEYSAYIADGTGHPVYQPNKEIQPSAEALVKLAQTNNNSGFIRTAKEYVFYHSIDPSGLRLIKVVPDHVINESALATMKYGLVVGGLATLISIGLAAFLAWRTSKPIVRLANSMKGIQLIKDKEVVRSGRVDEIGLLEKNLHGMASRIREHIRENYHMNLEKRTAELKALQSQIHPHFLQNTLQMIGGMVYSQKPADSYRVIRALSEMFRYIVRAPDGLVPLQAELDQLEHYMLIQKQRFASRLEYTLDIEEGLGNCYIPKLSLQPIVENAFVHGLEKKQGEWRLEIEVTREDEQVIICIRDNGVGMDAGTLAEIQSRLSRLSRQGDRVWNSGTSIGLINAASRIVMHFGPAYGMKMESGEGQGTRVTVVIPCDTGGEAW; encoded by the coding sequence ACTGGGCCTCGGTGTATTTGGGAGAACAGTTTGCCCGTATGAACAATATTATCTATTCCATTCAGATCAGCGATGAGCTTCATCAGTATTTGGCGCTGAACATGGAAGCACCGGCTGCCAGCCGGTTTGATGAACAGAAGGCCGTATTCAACATGCTGAACAGCGTATATTATTCAGCTGGCAATTACGTATTTGGTGTCGAGCTTTACCTGAAGGAATTGGACACGCTGTTCACATTCAATTCGATGGAAAGCCGGATCCGAACTGTCAACGATGTTCCGGCTGGCTATCATGAACTTTTCGAACAGCATAAGGACTTCACCATTATCAATGATCCTAACGATTCGGAGAAATTCCATATGACCCGCAGTATGAATCGCTTTGAAGATCAGGCGCAGATTGGGGCGATCAGTCTGGAGATCAAGTGGGCCGAATTCGATCAGACGCTGGAGCTGCTGGACAGCCGGGGCGAGTACTCGGCTTACATTGCTGATGGAACGGGCCATCCTGTCTATCAGCCGAACAAGGAGATACAACCATCGGCAGAAGCGTTGGTGAAGCTTGCACAGACGAATAATAACTCCGGTTTCATTCGGACTGCGAAGGAATATGTATTCTACCATTCGATAGATCCGTCCGGGTTGCGTCTAATCAAAGTTGTCCCTGACCATGTCATTAATGAAAGTGCGCTGGCAACAATGAAGTATGGACTTGTGGTTGGCGGGTTGGCTACGCTGATTTCCATAGGATTGGCAGCATTCCTTGCATGGCGAACGTCGAAGCCCATCGTGAGACTGGCCAATTCCATGAAGGGCATCCAGCTGATCAAGGATAAGGAAGTGGTGCGCAGCGGACGGGTCGATGAGATTGGCTTGCTTGAGAAAAATCTGCACGGGATGGCAAGCCGGATCAGAGAGCATATCCGTGAAAATTACCATATGAATCTAGAAAAACGGACAGCAGAGCTCAAGGCTCTGCAATCACAGATTCACCCGCATTTTCTGCAAAATACGCTGCAGATGATTGGTGGCATGGTGTACTCCCAAAAACCCGCGGACAGTTATCGGGTTATTCGTGCCCTCAGCGAAATGTTCCGCTACATTGTGCGTGCACCCGATGGTCTGGTACCGCTGCAGGCCGAACTCGATCAGCTCGAGCATTACATGTTGATCCAGAAGCAGCGTTTTGCCAGCAGGTTAGAATATACGTTGGACATCGAAGAAGGCCTGGGGAATTGTTACATTCCCAAGTTATCGTTGCAACCGATCGTGGAGAATGCATTTGTCCATGGGCTGGAGAAGAAGCAGGGTGAGTGGAGGCTTGAAATCGAAGTTACCCGCGAGGACGAGCAAGTCATCATTTGCATTCGTGACAACGGAGTTGGCATGGATGCCGGCACGCTGGCAGAGATTCAATCCAGGTTGTCCCGGCTGTCAAGGCAAGGAGACAGGGTATGGAACTCAGGCACCAGCATCGGACTGATCAATGCAGCATCGCGAATCGTGATGCACTTTGGGCCTGCATACGGCATGAAGATGGAGAGTGGAGAAGGCCAGGGAACAAGGGTTACGGTTGTCATTCCCTGCGACACAGGAGGCGAAGCTTGGTGA